In the Topomyia yanbarensis strain Yona2022 chromosome 3, ASM3024719v1, whole genome shotgun sequence genome, one interval contains:
- the LOC131688041 gene encoding uncharacterized protein K02A2.6-like, whose amino-acid sequence MDTFCCHVSGSPAAPTALQSIFPNVFTDQLGLCSKTKVKLELKKSVRPVFCPKRPVAYAMYDAVDQELDRLVNLNIITPVEYSEWAAPIVVVRKANGSIRICGDYSTGLNAALQPNQYPLPLPDDIFAKLTNCKVFSQIDLSDAFLQVEVDEQYRKLLTINTHRGLYSYNRLPPGVKIAPGAFQQLIDTMLAGLQCTCGYLDDVIVGGKTEEDHDRNLRAVLKRIQDFGFTIRVDKCTFRKQQVQYVGHIVDSRGLRPDPAKIEVISKMPPPTDASGVRSFLGAINYYGKFVPNMRKLRYPLDNLLKDDAKFQWTDECQRAFEHFKQILSSDLLLTHYDPKREIIVSADASSVGLGATISHKFPDGTIKVVQHASRALTKAEQGYSQPDREGLAIVFAVTKFHKMLFGRHFRLNTDHQPLLRIFGSKKGIPVYTANRLQRFALNLLLYDFDIEYVPTHKFGDADLLSRLINQHVKPDEDYIIASINLEENLRSVVSHTVKALPLNFRAVAQSTQADPLLRKVYHHIQHGWPQSEHSESDIQRFHARQESLSVVDGCIMFAERLVIPSLHRKRCLEQLHCGHPGMQRMKALARSYVYWPSLDADIVNFVKACQHCAAVARSPPHSSPVPWPKQTAPWQRVHVDYAGPIEGEYYLIAVDSFSKWPEIIQTSRITSAATISILGGLFARLGMPVTLVSDNGTQFTSAEFADFCASNGIEHLTTAPFHPQSNGQAERFVDTFKRAVTKIREGRGSIQQALDIFLLTYRSTPNRALPDQKSPSEVMFGRKIRTCLELLRPPTVRTPVAPSDDHTKPRFFSRNDSVYAKLYGRNGWKWAPGTIIEKIGDVLYNVWVDDRRMLRSHINQLRSRLAVDSIPKQPANQAASRQYSLPLDILLGAWNLPNQSSGTPAPSLVASGSELSPVSSHEHTLLGSVPALASSTPQQEVSAFPSTSSTSTTSTSTEFESAIEVESVVNLPRRSSRTRRPPNRFDPYHLY is encoded by the coding sequence ATGGACACCTTCTGCTGTCACGTGTCAGGCTCTCCTGCGGCACCCACTGCACTGCAATCGATTTTTCCAAACGTGTTCACCGATCAGCTCGgtttgtgcagcaaaactaaAGTGAAGTTGGAGCTGAAAAAAAGTGTTCGACCCGTCTTCTGCCCTAAGCGCCCGGTTGCGTACGCGATGTATGATGCCGTTGACCAGGAACTCGACCGACTGGTAAATTTGAATATCATCACCCCAGTCGAATATTCGGAGTGGGCTGCTCCGATCGTTGTCGTCCGTAAAGCCAATGGTTCCATTCGAATTTGTGGAGACTATTCCACGGGGCTTAACGCTGCGCTCCAACCAAATCAGTATCCACTTCCCCTACCGGACGATATTTTCGCCAAGCTGACTAACTGTAAGGTGTTCAGCCAGATCGATTTGTCCGACGCTTTCTTGCAGGTGGAAGTCGACGAACAGTACCGTAAGTTGCTAACCATCAATACGCATCGTGGCCTCTACTCCTACAACCGCCTCCCGCCAGGTGTGAAGATCGCACCTGGTGCCTTCCAGCAGCTCATCGATACAATGCTAGCCGGTCTGCAGTGCACGTGTGGCTACCTCGATGACGTCATCGTCGGCGGAAAAACTGAAGAAGACCACGATCGCAATTTGCGGGCTGTTCTAAAACGAATTCAGGATTTCGGGTTCACCATTCGAGTCGATAAATGCACCTTCCGCAAGCAGCAAGTGCAGTATGTGGGTCATATTGTCGACAGTCGCGGATTACGTCCAGATCCGGCCAAAATCGAAGTGATATCCAAGATGCCGCCTCCAACCGATGCATCTGGTGTGCGATCATTTTTGGGGGCTATCAACTACTACGGCAAGTTTGTTCCCAATATGCGCAAGTTACGATATCCGCTGGACAACCTTCTCAAGGACGATGCGAAGTTCCAGTGGACTGATGAGTGCCAGAGAGCGTTCGAGCACTTCAAACAAATACTCTCCTCGGATCTACTTCTCACACATTATGATCCAAAGCGGGAGATCATTGTCTCTGCCGATGCTTCTTCCGTTGGGCTCGGGGCAACGATTAGCCACAAGTTCCCCGACGGCACAATCAAAGTCGTCCAACATGCTTCCAGAGCACTCACAAAAGCTGAACAAGGCTACAGCCAACCGGATCGTGAAGGTTTAGCTATCGTCTTCGCCGTCACGAAGTTTCACAAAATGCTCTTCGGAAGGCACTTTCGTTTGAACACCGACCACCAGCCTTTGCTCCGTATATTTGGATCTAAAAAGGGAATACCGGTCTACACAGCCAACCGCCTCCAACGATTTGCGCTCAATCTACTGCTCTACGATTTTGACATCGAGTACGTGCCCACCCACAAGTTCGGCGACGCAGACTTACTCTCGAGGTTGATCAACCAGCACGTCAAACCCGATGAGGACTATATCATCGCCAGCATCAACCTGGAAGAGAACCTCAGGTCGGTAGTATCTCATACAGTTAAAGCTTTGCCTCTCAATTTCAGAGCCGTCGCACAAAGCACCCAAGCAGATCCACTGCTCCGAAAAGTCTACCATCACATTCAGCACGGTTGGCCGCAATCTGAACATTCAGAATCCGACATCCAGCGATTCCATGCCAGACAGGAATCACTCTCCGTGGTAGATGGATGCATCATGTTTGCCGAACGGCTCGTCATCCCGTCGCTCCATCGCAAGCGATGCCTCGAACAGCTCCATTGTGGCCATCCTGGTATGCAGCGTATGAAGGCCCTCGCTCGAAGCTACGTGTATTGGCCCAGTTTGGATGCTGACATCGTCAACTTCGTCAAGGCATGCCAACACTGTGCGGCCGTAGCCAGGTCACCTCCTCACTCTTCACCGGTGCCGTGGCCCAAGCAGACCGCTCCGTGGCAGCGCGTCCACGTGGATTATGCCGGTCCAATCGAAGGCGAATATTACCTGATCGCCGTCGACTCCTTCTCCAAGTGGCCAGAAATCATTCAAACGTCCCGTATAACCTCGGCAGCAACCATCAGCATTCTCGGTGGGTTGTTTGCTCGGTTGGGTATGCCTGTTACACTAGTCAGCGACAACGGAACCCAATTCACGAGCGCTGAATTCGCAGATTTCTGCGCCTCAAACGGCATCGAACACCTCACAACTGCTCCGTTTCATCCACAATCAAATGGCCAAGCTGAACGATTTGTTGACACGTTCAAAAGGGCTGTTACAAAAATTCGAGAGGGGAGAGGATCGATACAGCAAGCGTTAGACATATTCCTGTTAACGTATCGAAGTACACCCAACCGGGCACTGCCAGACCAAAAGTCGCCGTCCGAGGTCATGTTTGGTCGCAAAATACGCACCTGTCTCGAGCTGCTACGTCCCCCAACGGTACGAACTCCAGTGGCACCGTCGGACGATCACACAAAACCGAGGTTCTTCAGCCGGAACGATTCGGTTTACGCTAAGCTTTATGGCCGTAACGGTTGGAAGTGGGCTCCTGGAACAATCATCGAAAAAATAGGAGACGTTTTGTATAACGTATGGGTCGATGATCGCCGAATGCTGCGTTCCCATATCAACCAACTCCGGAGTCGCCTAGCTGTCGACTCGATACCAAAGCAACCTGCCAATCAAGCCGCCTCTCGTCAGTATTCGTTACCGCTCGACATCCTGTTGGGTGCCTGGAATCTACCAAATCAATCTTCTGGCACGCCAGCACCGTCCCTTGTTGCGAGCGGATCTGAATtatcacctgtctccagtcacgaGCATACCTTGCTAGGTTCAGTGCCGGCGCTTGCGTCGTCTACACCACAGCAGGAAGTCTCGGCTTTCCCATCAACGTCATCGACATCAACAACATCAACATCAACTGAATTCGAATCCGCCATCGAAGTCGAATCCGTGGTAAATCTACCTAGACGTTCTTCACGAACCCGAAGACCGCCGAACAGGTTTGATCCGTACCACCTTTATTAA